The genomic segment TCGTCGGGAACCACGCCGATCGGATAGACCCCGGCTCTGAAGTTCTGTCCGTACGCCGTCAGGCTGCCGTCGGACTCAAGAATGCCGCGAACTTCACGGGTCATGTAATCCTGGAACGCCAAGCGGTCGGTTTCGGTCTGGAAGCCGATAAGGTCGTAGAAGCAGAGTGTCTTGAGCAATTCGTTGTGCGGCGGGATGACGGTAAGGATTTCCGGCGGCGGAAACGGGATATGCAGAAAAAACCCGATGCGGTTGCGAATGCCCAGCTGCCGGCAGGCCTCGGCGAAGGGAATCAGATGGTAGTCATGGATCCAGATGATGTCGTCGGGTTTGAGCAGCGGCTTGAGTTTCTCCGCCAGCATCGCATTGACCCGGCGGTATCCTTCATATTCCTGGCGGTTGTAGCGTGCCAGGTCGATGCGGTAATGGAAGATCGGCCAAAGCGTGGCGTTGGAAAACCCACGGTAGTACTGATCGTAATCCTGCTTGGTCAGACCCATCGTCACGTAGGTGATATTGCCGATGGTCTCGCTATGGGTCTGCGGGGTGCTGCTTACGTCGCCGCTCCAGCCGAACCAGATACCTCCGGCCTGGCGTAGTGCGTCATAAACGCCAACTGCAAGCCCGCCAGCAGCGACCTTCCCCGCCTTGATCGGCGCTACTCGGTTAGAAACCACTACTAGTCGACTCATGGGGTCGTTCTCGCTTCAGTCTGGTTTTATTGGTTTATCCGGCTGCTCTGAGAGTGCATCGAGCAAGCGTTCGAGCCAGGCGCCAACAGCTTCTACCGAGTCCAGGCGCTGCGTGGCTTCGGTCGGGCCGGTGCCGACCTTGATGCTCAACCCGCCCAACTCGTTGACGACCTGGAAGCCCGCCTCGTCGGTCAGATCGTCACCTATGAACACAGGCGTTCGTCCTTTGAATGGAGCCTCCTGCATAAAGGTGCGAATCACCTCGCCCTTACTGGCGCCGCGAGGTTTGAGCTCGAACACGCACTTGCCCGGCTGTAATGTCAGCACATCGCCGTAGCGCTCGACGAACTCTTCAGCCAGCGCACGGGCAGTGCCTTCCAGTTCGGGGGCCAGGCGGAAATGCAGGGCGAATGCGATGGTTTTGTTTTCCAGCGACAGGCCGGGGTGCTGGGCGCAGGCGTGCGCAAGTTCCCGTTGGATGGCTTCGAACACATCATTGTCGAGCGCCAACTTGCACATTTCGCCTTCTGCGGTACGGCGCTCGGCACCGTGCACGCCGGC from the Stutzerimonas stutzeri genome contains:
- the otsB gene encoding trehalose-phosphatase — encoded protein: MNKPNDRPGLEVRRCAFFFDVDGTLAEIQPRPELVTIPPRSLVALEHLHLSEIPLAVISGRPLSQLDDLLSPLRLPAAGVHGAERRTAEGEMCKLALDNDVFEAIQRELAHACAQHPGLSLENKTIAFALHFRLAPELEGTARALAEEFVERYGDVLTLQPGKCVFELKPRGASKGEVIRTFMQEAPFKGRTPVFIGDDLTDEAGFQVVNELGGLSIKVGTGPTEATQRLDSVEAVGAWLERLLDALSEQPDKPIKPD